The Desulfobulbaceae bacterium genomic sequence CTGAACCGAAAGGCAAAGGGATGTCTGCCGGTGCCGCCGCTCTTGTCGCAGGGGCCGCAGGGGCTGCCATTGGTGCTGGTGCAGTTATGGCAAAAAACATTAATCAATCTGATAAATGTTGTGACTCTTCTTCAAAAGGGGAATAGCCATGAAAATAAAGCGAAGAGATTTTTTAAAAGGCGTTGCTGGGGGCGCTGTTTTGACAGCTGTATCAAGCCCCATAGACGCCTCGGCAGAGAAAAAACCACGACTGGACAATGCCCTAGGTATTTTATATGACGCCACATTATGCATTGGTTGTCAGGTATGTATGGTTGCCTGCAAAAAAGCTAATGACATGCCTTACGTACCTGGTGACACGCTGGAAACCTGGGAAAAACCCTCTGAGTTATCCTCCAACACATTAAATATAATAAAAAAATATGAAGGTGGTGAGTCACAAGAAAAAGACGTCGAAGATGGTTTTTCCTTCGTTAAGCGTCATTGCATGCACTGTGTCGACCCGGCATGTGTCTCCGTCTGCCCGGTAAGTGCATTATCTAAAGACCCTGATACTGGCGTTGTTACCTATAACGAAAAAGCCTGTATCGGCTGTCGTTATTGCCAAGTTGCCTGTCCATTTAATATTCCTAAATTTCAATGGGAATCTGCCTTTCCCAAAATTGTCAAATGCCAGCTTTGCAGTCATTTATTTAAGAAAAATGAAATTTCAGCCTGTTGCTCACAATGCCCGACAGGGGCCTCTTTATTCGGACCGGTCAATGATTTAATGGCGGAAGCCAAAAGACGACTCCAGCTTCAAGCTGGCGGCTACGCTGACTTCCCCCTTAGTGATATTCGCACAGGTAAAACCGTAAATGCCCGCGTTGCAGCCTACAATAAAGAAATTTATGGTGAGTCAGAGGTCGGTGGCACACAGGTTATTATGCTCTCCGGCGTCAGCTTTACGAAACTGGGCTTGCCTGAGCTGCCAGACGAATCGTATACCGGGGTTGCCGAAACCATTCAACATACGCTTTATAAAGGCCTTATTCTCCCGGCAGTTGCTTTTGCTGGCCTAGCGTATGTTATCAAAAAGAATACGAAAGAGTGAGGTGAGCGTATGAGTAAAGCAAAACCAATCGGTGGTGGCTTATTTACAGCACCTTTCAACATAGCACTCATTTTTATTGCGCTTGCTGTCTACTTCCTGATAAAGCGTTTTGTATTTGGCATTGGCGCTGTAACAAATTTAAACGATGGGTATCCGTGGGGTATCTGGATCACCTATGATGTCGTTGTTGGAACAGCTTTCGCTTGCGGCGGATACGCCATGGCGATACTGGTATATCTTTTCAACAAAGGCCGGTATCACCCGCTTGTACGACCAGCCTTACTGGCCAGCGTCTTTGGCTATTCTCTGGCCGGGGTCTCTGTTTTTATTGATATTGGCCGTTACTGGCAGATGTACAATGTATTTTTACCACAACATATTAATACAAACTCCGTCATGCTGGAAGTTGCCCTATGTATTGCCTTGTACACAGTTGTCCTCTGGATTGAGTTCACCCCAGCATTTCTTGAAAAGTTCAAAAATGAAACCAGCCTCAAATCCCTGGACAAGGTACTATTTATCTTTATAGCCCTTGGTATTTTATTGCCCACCATGCACCAGTCTTCTCTTGGTTCCATGATGATTGCTGCCGGCCATAAGTTGTCACCGCTCTGGTGGACTCCGTTACTGCCTCTTCTTTTTCTAATATCTGCAATTCTGATGGGCTTTTCCATTGTCTTGTTCGAATCCAGTCTGGCAACAACAGGGTTCCGACTCGCAAGTGAGAAACATATCCTGGCCAAAATTGCCGCCATCATACCCTGGGTGATTATTGCCTACCTGGTGATACGATTTATTGACATCATTGCCCGAGGAAAGATTGGGTTGATCTTTGCCGGTGATTTAAACGCCAGTATGTTCATTCTGGAAAACCTGTTGCTCATTGCGCCGCTTACTATGCTTTTTTGTTCGGATTGTCGAAGCAGTGCCAAAAAACTTTTTTTGGCATCAGTCCTTCTGCTGCTCTCAGGGGCAGTTTACCGATTCAACTGTTACCTCGTAGGCTTTGACCCGGGTGATGGCTGGCAGTATTTCCCTTCAGTTCCGGAAATTCTCATTACTTTTGGGATTATTGCTGCTGAAGTAGCGGGATATATCTGGTTTGTTAAGCGCTTTCCAGTGCTATCAGTTAGCGAAAACGCATAATTCATTTTTAATTTAGAGTCAGTTTCGGCTGAAAAATATACAAAGGAGAACTAGTTATGGCGAAGCGAATTGTTATTGACCCCATCACCCGAATCGAGGGTCACCTTCGAATAGAATGCGAGATAGAGGGCGGAGTAGTTACAAACGCCTGGTCATCAGGACAGATGTGGCGCGGAATTGAGCTTATTCTTCAAGGGCGTGACCCGAGGGAAGCCTGGATTTACGCTCAACGTATTTGCGGGGTCTGAACGACAGTTCACGCACTGGCTTCAGTGCGTTCGGTTGAGAATGCTTTGGGCATGGAAGTTCCACTTAATGCTCAATACATACGTAATATGATGATGGGCGCTCATTTAATCCATGATCACATAGTGCACTTTTATCATCTATCAGCCCTCGACTGGGTTGATATCGTCTCTGCCCTGAAAGCCGACCCACGCGCCACAGCTAAACTTGGCCAATCACTTTCAGGTTGGCGGCGCAATAGTTACACGGAAATTAAGGGTGCCCAGGAACGACTTCAAACGCTGGTTGATTCCGGCCAGTTAGGCGTGTACGCAACGGGATATTGGGGCCACTCGGCAATGAAGCTTTCGCCTGAAGTCAATCTGCTC encodes the following:
- the hybB gene encoding Ni/Fe-hydrogenase cytochrome b subunit, with the protein product MSKAKPIGGGLFTAPFNIALIFIALAVYFLIKRFVFGIGAVTNLNDGYPWGIWITYDVVVGTAFACGGYAMAILVYLFNKGRYHPLVRPALLASVFGYSLAGVSVFIDIGRYWQMYNVFLPQHINTNSVMLEVALCIALYTVVLWIEFTPAFLEKFKNETSLKSLDKVLFIFIALGILLPTMHQSSLGSMMIAAGHKLSPLWWTPLLPLLFLISAILMGFSIVLFESSLATTGFRLASEKHILAKIAAIIPWVIIAYLVIRFIDIIARGKIGLIFAGDLNASMFILENLLLIAPLTMLFCSDCRSSAKKLFLASVLLLLSGAVYRFNCYLVGFDPGDGWQYFPSVPEILITFGIIAAEVAGYIWFVKRFPVLSVSENA
- the hybA gene encoding hydrogenase 2 operon protein HybA, whose amino-acid sequence is MKRRDFLKGVAGGAVLTAVSSPIDASAEKKPRLDNALGILYDATLCIGCQVCMVACKKANDMPYVPGDTLETWEKPSELSSNTLNIIKKYEGGESQEKDVEDGFSFVKRHCMHCVDPACVSVCPVSALSKDPDTGVVTYNEKACIGCRYCQVACPFNIPKFQWESAFPKIVKCQLCSHLFKKNEISACCSQCPTGASLFGPVNDLMAEAKRRLQLQAGGYADFPLSDIRTGKTVNARVAAYNKEIYGESEVGGTQVIMLSGVSFTKLGLPELPDESYTGVAETIQHTLYKGLILPAVAFAGLAYVIKKNTKE